TCGACCTGCACCTCGAGGCGCGCGTCGGGCATGGCCAGTGCGGCGAGCTCGGCGGTCACGCGCTCGGCGAGCTCGGCGCCGGCCTCGCGACGGATGCCCGAGATGCGCGCCGCGAGCTCGTCGACCCGCGCCGCGTCGGCGTCGACCTGCTCCGCGAGCTGCTCGATGCGCTCGTCGTCGCCGTCGAGCTCGAGCAGGCGGAGTCCCCCGCGGTCGGCGTACGCGATGACGTCGTCGAGCGTGGGCCCGAAGCGGCGCTCGAGGTCGGTGAGCAGCGCGCGGCGCTCCTGGATGAGCTCGAGTTCGCGGCTGCCGTCGGCGTCGAGCCCGGCGAGGTAGCCCGAGAGGTCGGCGACCGCGTCGGAGAGGATGAAGCCGGCGGATGCGAGTGCCTCGGCGATCGGCGCGAGCTGCGCGTCGTGCTCGGCGACGCGCTCGAGTGCGCGGCGGGCGCCGTCGACGAGCACGACCGCGTCGGGCACGTCGTCGACCGCGTCGGAGGAGAGCATCTCGCGGGCCTGCTCGCCCGCGAGCCGGAGCTCCTCGAGGTTCGTCAGGCGGTCTGCGCGCTCGGCGAGCTCGCGACTCTCCCCCGCGACCGGCTCGGCGGCGGCGATCTCGTCCATCGCGGCGCGGAGCTCCTCGGCCTCGCGGGCGCGCTCCTCGTGCGCTGCGACCAGCGCCGCGTGCTCGGCCGCCGCCTCGCGCCAGCGGTGGAAGGCCTCGCGGTACTCGGCGAGCACGGGCTGCAGCGTCTCGCCCGCGAACCGGTCGAGCGCGTCGCGCTGCGCGACCGCCGACCGCAGGCGCACCTGGTCGGACTGCCCGTGCACCACGACCAGCGACTCGCCCAGGTCGGCGAGCACGCCCACCGGTGCGCTGCGCCCGCCCACGACCGCGCGGCTGCGCCCCTCGGCCGAGACAGATCGCCCGAGCAGCAGCTCGCCGTCGTCGACGTCGCCGCCCGCGTCGCGCGCCCGCGCGGCGACGGAGCCGTCGTCGGCGACGAGCCAGCGTCCCTCGACCCACGCGCGCTCGGCGCCCTGGCGCACCGTGCCCGCGTCGGCGCGCGAGCCGAGCAGCAGCCCGAGGGCGGACACGACCATCGTCTTGCCTGCGCCGGTCTCGCCGGTCACGGCCGTGAACCCGGGGCCGACGGGCAGCGTCGCCTCCGCGATCACCCCGAGGTCGCGGATGGACAGTTCCTCAATCACGCGTACCGGGCCCTCTCCACCCCGCGACGGGGAGTCGGAACTTGTTCACGAGCCGGTCGGTGAACGGCGCCTCGTGCAGGCGCGCGAGCCGCACCGGCGTCTCCGACCGCCGCACGATGACGCGCGCGCCCGGCGGCAGGTCGTGCATGCGCCGCCCGTCGCACCAGAGCACGCCCGAGGCGTTCGTGCGATCGAGCACCTCGATCGCGAGCGAGGAGTCGGGCCCGACCACGAGCGGGCGTGCGAACAGGGCGTGCGCGCTGAGCGGCACGAGCAGCATCGCCTCGACCGCGGGCCAGACCACGGGGCCCCCGGCGGAGAACGCGTA
This portion of the Agromyces rhizosphaerae genome encodes:
- the recN gene encoding DNA repair protein RecN, giving the protein MIEELSIRDLGVIAEATLPVGPGFTAVTGETGAGKTMVVSALGLLLGSRADAGTVRQGAERAWVEGRWLVADDGSVAARARDAGGDVDDGELLLGRSVSAEGRSRAVVGGRSAPVGVLADLGESLVVVHGQSDQVRLRSAVAQRDALDRFAGETLQPVLAEYREAFHRWREAAAEHAALVAAHEERAREAEELRAAMDEIAAAEPVAGESRELAERADRLTNLEELRLAGEQAREMLSSDAVDDVPDAVVLVDGARRALERVAEHDAQLAPIAEALASAGFILSDAVADLSGYLAGLDADGSRELELIQERRALLTDLERRFGPTLDDVIAYADRGGLRLLELDGDDERIEQLAEQVDADAARVDELAARISGIRREAGAELAERVTAELAALAMPDARLEVQVDDSGELAAHGRDSVAILLAPHQGAPARPVSKGASGGELSRVMLAIEVVIAATDPVPTFVFDEVDAGVGGAAAIEIGRRLARLAENSQVIVVTHLAQVAAFATNHLRVAKGSDGRVTASSVQQLHDEERAAEMARLLSGLADSDSGLAHARELLALAHTADRMEARGGY